In Amphiura filiformis chromosome 2, Afil_fr2py, whole genome shotgun sequence, one DNA window encodes the following:
- the LOC140138516 gene encoding LOW QUALITY PROTEIN: uncharacterized protein (The sequence of the model RefSeq protein was modified relative to this genomic sequence to represent the inferred CDS: deleted 1 base in 1 codon): MNNSSADWVDRTDRVPFHTCKYCRQRFYYNTCRYLSHLRRHENCIHPFRHRQHRFLHRAVPKVSRFSHSGSKDSHERIHTKEKPHQCKYCKKSFSHKSTSKCHERLHTKEKPYQCKYCNKCFSQAGNKHSHERIHTNEKPFQCKYCDKCFSHSSSKNSHERIHTKEKPFQCKYCDKCFSHSSSRTVMKGFIPKRNHSNVNTATSVFHIMVARTVMKGYIPKRNHSNINTAISVFHILVARTVMKGVIPKRSHINVNIATSVSHRLVTKTVMKDFIPNEKPFQCKYCDKCFSQVGNKHSHERIHTNEKPFQCKYCDKCFSHSSSKNSHERIHTKEKPFQCRYCNNCFSHSNSKNSHERIHTKEKPFHCKYCDKCFSQSSNKNSHERSHTKEKPYQCKYCNKCFSQAGNKNSHERLHTNEKPFQCKYCDKCFSHSSSKNSHERIHSKEKPFQCKYCDKCFSQVGSKNIHERIHTNEKPFQCKYCDKCFSHSSSKYSHERIHTNEKPFQCKYCDKCFSHSSSKNSHERIHTKEKPFQCKYCDKCFSQVGSKNIHERIHTKEKPFQCKYCDKCFSHSSSKYSHERIHTNEKPFQCKYCDKCFSQVGSKNIHERIHTNEKPFQCKYCDKCFSHSSSKYSHERIHTNEKPFQCKYCDKCFSHSSSKNSHERIHTKEKPFQCKYCDKCFSQVGSKNIHERVHTNEKPFQCKYCDKCFSHSSSKYSHERIHTNEKPFQCKYCDKCFSHSSSKNSHERIHTKEKPFQCKYCDKCFSQVGSKNIHERIHTNEKPFQCKYCDKCFSHSSSKYSHERIHTNEKPFQCKYCDKCFSHSNSKNSHERIHTKEKPFQCKYCDKCFSQVGTKNSHEKIHTKEKPFQCKYCDKCFSQVGTKNSHERIHTNEKPFQCKYCDKCFSHSSSKYSHERIHTNEKPFQCKYCDKCFSHSSSKNSHERIHTKEKPFQCKYCDKCFSQVGTKNSHERIHSKEKLFQCKYCDKCFSQIGSKNSHERTHTK; the protein is encoded by the exons ATGAATAATTCATCAGCTGATTGGGTAGACCGTACTGACCGTGTACCATTTCACACATGCAAATATTGCAGGCAGAGATTCTATTACAATACCTGCAGATATTTGAGTCATTTAAGacgccatgaaaactgtatacaTCCTTTCAGGCATAGACAGCATAGATTCCTCCATCGGGCAGTTCCAAAGGTTTCAAGATTCTCACATTCTGGTAGCAAGGACAGTCATGAAAGGATCCATACCAAAGAAAAGCCACATCAATGTAAATACTGTAAGAAGAGTTTCTCTCACAAAAGTACCAGTAAATGTCATGAAagacttcacaccaaagagaagccatatcaatgtaaatattgcaacaagtgtTTCTCACAGGCTGGTAACAAACacagtcatgaaaggattcataccaatgagaaaccattccaatgtaaatACTGCGACAAGTGTTTCTCACATTCTAGTAGCAAGAacagtcatgaaaggattcataccaaagagaaaccattccaatgtaaatattgcgacAAGTGTTTTTCACATTCTAGTAGCA GAACAGTCATGAagggattcataccaaagagaaaccattccaatgtaaatACTGCGACAAGTGTTTTTCACATTATGGTAGCAAGAACAGTCATGAAAGGatacataccaaagagaaaccattccaATATAAATACTGCGATAAGTGTTTTTCACATTCTAGTAGCAAGAACAGTCATGAAAGGagtcataccaaagagaagccatatcaatgtaaatattgcaacaagtgtTTCTCACAGGCTGGTAACAAAAACAGTCATGAAAGACTTCATACCCAAcgaaaaaccattccaatgtaaatattgcgacAAGTGTTTTTCACAGGTTGGTAACAAACacagtcatgaaaggattcataccaatgagaaaccattccaatgtaaatACTGCGACAAGTGTTTTTCACATTCTAGTAGCAAGAacagtcatgaaaggattcataccaaagagaaaccattccaatgtagaTATTGTAACAATTGTTTTTCACATTCTAATAGCAAGAacagtcatgaaaggattcatactaaagagaaaccatTCCATTGTAAATATTGCGACAAGTGTTTCTCACAATCTAGCAACAAGAACAGTCATGAAAGGagtcataccaaagagaagccatatcaatgtaaatattgcaacaagtgtTTCTCACAGGCTGGTAACAAGAACAGTCATGAAAGACTTCATACCAAcgaaaaaccattccaatgtaaatattgcgacAAGTGTTTTTCACATTCTAGTAGCAAGAacagtcatgaaaggattcattctaaagagaaaccattccaatgtaaatattgcgacAAGTGTTTCTCACAGGTTGGTAGCAAAAACATTCATGAAAGGATCCATACCAACgagaaaccattccaatgtaaatattgcgatAAGTGTTTCTCACATTCTAGTAGCAAGTACAGTCATGAGCGGATTCATACCAATgagaaaccattccaatgtaaatattgtgacaagTGTTTCTCACATTCTAGTAGCAAGAACAGTCATGAAaggatccataccaaagagaaaccattccaatgtaaatattgcgacAAGTGTTTCTCACAGGTTGGTAGCAAAAACATTCATGAAaggatccataccaaagagaaaccattccaatgtaaatattgcgatAAGTGTTTCTCACATTCTAGTAGCAAGTACAGTCATGAGCGGATTCATACCAATgagaaaccattccaatgtaaatattgcgacAAGTGTTTCTCACAGGTTGGTAGCAAAAACATTCATGAAAGGATCCATACCAACgagaaaccattccaatgtaaatattgcgatAAGTGTTTCTCACATTCTAGTAGCAAGTACAGTCATGAGCGGATTCATACCAATgagaaaccattccaatgtaaatattgtgacaagTGTTTCTCACATTCTAGTAGCAAGAACAGTCATGAAaggatccataccaaagagaaaccattccaatgtaaatattgcgacAAGTGTTTCTCACAGGTTGGTAGCAAAAACATTCATGAAAGGGTCCATACCAACgagaaaccattccaatgtaaatattgcgatAAGTGTTTCTCACATTCTAGTAGCAAGTACAGTCATGAGCGGATTCATACCAATgagaaaccattccaatgtaaatattgtgacaagTGTTTTTCACATTCTAGTAGCAAGAacagtcatgaaaggattcataccaaagagaaaccattccaatgtaaatattgcgacAAGTGTTTTTCACAGGTTGGTAGCAAAAACATTCATGAAAGGATCCATACCAACgagaaaccattccaatgtaaatattgcgatAAGTGTTTCTCACATTCTAGTAGCAAGTACAGTCATGAGCGGATTCATACCAATgagaaaccattccaatgtaaatattgtgacaagTGTTTTTCACATTCTAATAGCAAGAacagtcatgaaaggattcataccaaagagaaaccattccaatgtaaatattgcgacAAGTGTTTCTCACAGGTTGGTACCAAGAACAGTCATGAAAagatccataccaaagagaaaccattccaatgtaaatattgcgacAAGTGTTTCTCACAGGTTGGTACCAAGAACAGTCATGAAAGGATCCATACCAACgagaaaccattccaatgtaaatattgtgacaagTGTTTTTCACATTCTAGTAGCAAGTACAGTCATGAGCGGATTCATACCAATgagaaaccattccaatgtaaatattgtgacaagTGTTTCTCACATTCTAGTAGCAAGAACAGTCATGAAaggatccataccaaagagaaaccattccaatgtaaatattgcgatAAGTGTTTCTCACAGGTTGGTACCAAGAACAGTCATGAAAGGATCCATTCCAAAGAGAAACTattccaatgtaaatattgcgacAAGTGTTTTTCACAGATTGGTAGCAAGAACAGTCATGAAAGGACGCATACCAAATAG